One genomic window of Desulfovibrio psychrotolerans includes the following:
- a CDS encoding phosphoribosylformylglycinamidine synthase subunit PurQ, translated as MAQAKTLVITGYGTNCEVESAHAARLSGADTADIAFFSDLVAGRVRLTDYNFLIFPGGFLDGDDLGSALAAAQRWRHAATQHSEPLLDQLKTFHAEGGIILGICNGFQLLVKLGMLPAVDGAYLDRQVSLSHNDSARFEDRWVHLKANPQSPCVFTRNVDMLYLPVRHGEGKIVFRDDSVREALTTNNLIALQYADPETGIPTQEYPKNPNGSPMGIAGLTDPSGRILGLMPHPEAYNHPTNHPGWTAGEGGSLGIVLLENGIRYLKER; from the coding sequence ATGGCGCAGGCTAAGACGCTGGTTATTACCGGATACGGCACGAATTGCGAGGTGGAATCGGCCCATGCGGCACGTCTTTCCGGCGCGGATACGGCAGACATCGCCTTTTTTTCCGATCTGGTCGCCGGACGAGTCCGGCTCACTGACTACAACTTTCTCATTTTTCCCGGCGGCTTTCTGGACGGCGACGATCTCGGCTCCGCTCTCGCAGCGGCACAGCGATGGAGACACGCCGCCACGCAACACAGCGAGCCGTTGCTGGACCAGCTAAAGACCTTTCATGCCGAAGGCGGTATCATTCTGGGCATCTGCAACGGCTTCCAGCTGCTGGTCAAGCTGGGCATGCTGCCTGCCGTGGACGGAGCCTACCTTGACCGTCAGGTTTCACTCTCGCACAACGATTCCGCACGGTTTGAAGACCGCTGGGTACACCTGAAGGCAAACCCGCAAAGCCCCTGTGTGTTCACCAGGAACGTGGACATGCTCTACCTTCCCGTCCGACACGGCGAGGGAAAAATTGTATTCCGCGATGATTCGGTGCGTGAAGCTCTTACCACAAACAATCTCATCGCCCTGCAGTACGCGGACCCGGAAACGGGTATACCCACGCAGGAATACCCGAAAAACCCCAACGGGTCGCCCATGGGCATTGCCGGACTCACCGACCCCTCTGGCCGTATTCTGGGGCTTATGCCGCATCCGGAAGCCTACAACCACCCCACCAACCATCCCGGCTGGACGGCGGGCGAAGGCGGCTCTCTTGGGATTGTGCTGCTGGAGAACGGCATCCGGTATCTTAAGGAACGCTAA
- the gpmI gene encoding 2,3-bisphosphoglycerate-independent phosphoglycerate mutase, whose protein sequence is MSTLTPTLLLILDGWGMAPQGEGNAVSLARTPVLDSLPLRFAHARLTCSGRAVGLPEGFMGNSEVGHMNIGAGRVIYQDMTRIDVAIEDGSFRANPVLGKLLADIKASGGRLHLMGLVSDGGVHSHIRHIVALLELARDAGVEVLVHAFMDGRDTGPTSGKGYLEALQGAMDNLKSGRIATICGRYYAMDRDKRWDRVQVAWDCLVHGRGDSVPEAVAAVQAAYDAGVTDEFIRPSVIVENRDGTELQPVAPVQDNDGMFFFNFRADRARELTRAFIDDAFEEFPRGRRPKLAGFATMTAYDAMFPLPVAFTKEAGTDTLGETVAHAGLRQLRIAETEKYAHVTYFFNCGREEPFPGEDRILVNSPRDVATYDLKPEMSVPEVTERLLEAWKSGAYDLVVCNLANLDMVGHTGSIPAAVAACEAVDGCVGRILQAVLDSGGRALVTADHGNAEEMLDAKGLPQTAHSMNPVPLVLVENNSQVTLQREGILGDIAPTILDLWGTKQPDAMTGSSLVVKA, encoded by the coding sequence ATGAGCACCCTTACCCCCACGCTGCTGCTTATTCTGGATGGCTGGGGCATGGCCCCGCAAGGGGAGGGGAACGCGGTCTCCTTGGCCCGCACCCCCGTGCTGGACAGTCTTCCGCTTCGGTTTGCCCACGCCCGCCTCACCTGTTCAGGCAGGGCGGTGGGGCTGCCCGAAGGGTTTATGGGCAACTCGGAAGTGGGGCACATGAATATCGGTGCCGGGCGCGTGATCTATCAGGACATGACGCGTATAGACGTTGCCATTGAAGACGGCTCCTTCCGGGCCAATCCCGTTCTCGGCAAACTGCTTGCCGACATCAAGGCCTCGGGGGGCAGGCTGCACCTTATGGGGCTTGTCTCGGACGGGGGGGTGCACAGCCATATCCGCCACATTGTTGCTCTGCTGGAACTGGCCCGGGATGCCGGAGTGGAGGTCCTTGTTCACGCCTTCATGGATGGACGGGATACCGGCCCCACAAGCGGCAAGGGCTATCTTGAAGCCTTGCAGGGCGCCATGGACAACCTCAAGTCCGGCCGCATAGCCACGATTTGCGGCCGGTATTATGCCATGGACCGTGACAAGCGATGGGACCGTGTGCAGGTGGCGTGGGATTGCCTTGTGCATGGCAGGGGGGATTCTGTACCCGAGGCGGTTGCTGCTGTTCAGGCTGCGTACGATGCGGGGGTAACGGATGAGTTTATCCGCCCCAGCGTAATCGTGGAAAACAGAGACGGAACGGAATTACAACCTGTGGCTCCTGTGCAGGATAATGACGGGATGTTCTTCTTCAATTTCCGTGCTGACAGGGCAAGGGAGCTTACCCGCGCGTTCATAGATGATGCTTTTGAAGAGTTTCCCCGCGGCAGAAGGCCGAAGCTTGCCGGATTTGCCACCATGACCGCCTATGATGCAATGTTTCCGCTGCCTGTGGCATTCACCAAGGAGGCGGGCACGGACACGCTGGGTGAGACGGTTGCACACGCGGGGCTGCGGCAGCTGCGGATTGCGGAAACGGAAAAATACGCCCACGTAACCTATTTTTTCAACTGCGGACGGGAAGAACCTTTTCCGGGTGAAGACCGTATTCTGGTAAACTCCCCCCGCGATGTGGCCACCTATGACCTCAAGCCGGAAATGAGCGTGCCTGAGGTGACGGAACGGCTCTTGGAAGCATGGAAAAGCGGTGCATATGATCTTGTGGTCTGCAATCTCGCCAATCTGGACATGGTTGGGCATACCGGGAGCATTCCGGCCGCCGTGGCCGCCTGCGAAGCTGTGGATGGCTGCGTGGGACGCATTCTGCAGGCAGTGCTTGATTCCGGTGGCCGGGCTCTTGTCACCGCAGACCACGGCAATGCGGAAGAGATGCTGGATGCCAAAGGCCTGCCCCAGACTGCGCACAGTATGAACCCTGTGCCCCTGGTGCTGGTGGAAAACAACTCGCAGGTCACCTTGCAGCGGGAAGGCATTCTGGGGGACATTGCCCCCACCATATTAGACCTTTGGGGTACGAAGCAGCCGGACGCCATGACCGGCAGCAGTCTTGTGGTTAAAGCCTGA
- the mtgA gene encoding monofunctional biosynthetic peptidoglycan transglycosylase: MLRLLGRLFFLVLLLGGLDMGRYLVWPDVATLKTENPASTSFMEYRQRQWEDSGRKHRIRHEWVPLGQISRHLVLAVTIAEDDKFWTHQGFDVEGMHEALRRNLGEGRLAAGGSTITQQLVKNLYFTPEKSVLRKLREAILTWRVERNLPKKRILELYLNNIEWGDGIFGIGAAARHYYGKSASALTRQEAASLAAILPNPLAWKPDSSSRTVQYRKRIILQRMQRRNSGP; encoded by the coding sequence GTGTTGCGCTTGCTCGGTCGCCTGTTTTTTCTGGTGCTTCTGCTGGGTGGGCTGGATATGGGCCGCTATCTGGTCTGGCCCGATGTGGCAACACTTAAGACAGAGAATCCGGCTTCAACGTCTTTCATGGAATACCGTCAGCGCCAGTGGGAAGACAGCGGCAGAAAACACCGCATCCGGCATGAGTGGGTACCGCTCGGGCAGATTTCACGCCATCTGGTTCTCGCCGTCACCATTGCAGAAGATGATAAATTCTGGACGCATCAGGGGTTTGATGTGGAGGGAATGCACGAGGCGCTGCGACGTAACCTTGGGGAAGGGCGTCTTGCCGCCGGTGGGAGCACCATTACGCAGCAACTGGTGAAGAATTTGTATTTTACCCCTGAAAAAAGCGTGCTGCGCAAGCTGCGTGAGGCCATCCTTACATGGCGTGTGGAAAGAAACCTGCCTAAAAAGCGAATTCTGGAACTCTACCTGAACAACATTGAGTGGGGTGACGGCATTTTCGGAATAGGCGCGGCAGCCCGTCATTACTACGGAAAATCTGCCTCTGCGCTTACCCGGCAGGAAGCGGCAAGTCTGGCCGCCATTTTGCCCAATCCCCTTGCGTGGAAGCCGGATTCTTCATCCCGGACGGTGCAGTACCGCAAGCGGATTATCCTGCAACGTATGCAGCGGAGAAATTCCGGCCCTTAG
- the rsfS gene encoding ribosome silencing factor yields the protein MTVSKDKKFSTVPVAEKVENIVKWLEEKHASDILALNLERVNSFTDAVIIVTAKSVRQGQAIAEHVYAMAKQANYEYLRVEGKDSGQWILVDLNDVVINVFQEDVRRLFNLESLWADAAILNTNESEHA from the coding sequence ATGACTGTATCCAAAGATAAGAAATTCTCCACCGTTCCCGTAGCGGAAAAGGTGGAGAACATTGTGAAATGGCTGGAAGAAAAGCATGCTTCCGATATCCTCGCGCTGAACCTTGAACGCGTGAATTCGTTTACGGATGCCGTGATCATCGTCACTGCAAAATCCGTCCGGCAGGGCCAGGCTATTGCCGAGCATGTCTATGCCATGGCCAAACAGGCAAACTACGAATATCTGCGTGTGGAAGGAAAGGATTCCGGCCAGTGGATTCTGGTAGACCTGAACGATGTGGTCATAAACGTTTTTCAGGAAGACGTGCGTCGGCTTTTCAATCTGGAAAGCCTGTGGGCCGATGCCGCCATACTGAACACAAACGAGTCTGAACACGCATGA
- a CDS encoding DUF4079 domain-containing protein, producing the protein MDTRLIMWIHPFMQTVATIAGFAAMYWGFRRFQMLHLKQKVLFPWKSHVRWGTVALLLWAVGLGVGLFAAHAGWGSILLTQVHYMVAFAVAPLCVTAYATGYVMDKYKKKRTVLNVVHGLNNLLLCLLICIQVVTGVWVIKVFLMY; encoded by the coding sequence ATGGATACCCGGTTGATCATGTGGATTCACCCGTTCATGCAGACTGTTGCAACCATTGCCGGATTTGCCGCCATGTACTGGGGATTCAGGCGATTTCAGATGCTGCATCTCAAGCAGAAGGTGCTGTTCCCGTGGAAGAGCCATGTCCGATGGGGAACGGTAGCCTTGCTGCTATGGGCAGTGGGGCTGGGAGTGGGGTTGTTTGCCGCTCATGCCGGGTGGGGTTCTATTTTGCTCACGCAGGTGCATTACATGGTTGCCTTTGCCGTGGCCCCGCTGTGTGTGACGGCATATGCCACCGGGTACGTGATGGATAAATACAAAAAGAAACGCACCGTTCTGAATGTGGTGCACGGCCTGAATAACCTGCTGCTGTGCCTGCTCATCTGCATACAAGTGGTAACAGGAGTTTGGGTGATTAAGGTGTTTCTCATGTACTGA
- a CDS encoding nitroreductase family protein translates to MPAETHIGGLPESFRELVLQNRSYRRFAESERVSVKLLEELAELARCIPASANRQPLKFALVSDADKCAEIFPSLGWAGYLPEWKGPEAGERPAAYIVILGDDSISTDTQTDLGIAAQTIMLGAAACGLGGCMMGAINREKIHATLGLADTLRVLLVLALGRPVEKVQLEPLGADGNIKYWRDAEGGHHVPKRSLEELIAARYA, encoded by the coding sequence ATGCCTGCTGAGACGCATATAGGTGGTCTGCCGGAATCTTTTCGTGAACTTGTACTGCAAAACCGCAGCTATCGCCGTTTTGCTGAATCTGAACGTGTTTCCGTCAAACTGCTTGAAGAGCTGGCGGAACTTGCCCGCTGCATTCCTGCCAGCGCCAATCGCCAGCCTTTGAAGTTTGCCCTTGTTTCCGATGCGGACAAGTGCGCGGAAATATTTCCCAGTCTGGGCTGGGCCGGATATCTGCCGGAATGGAAAGGGCCTGAAGCCGGTGAGCGGCCTGCAGCCTACATTGTCATTCTGGGCGACGACAGCATCAGCACTGACACCCAGACAGACCTTGGCATAGCCGCGCAGACCATTATGCTGGGCGCTGCCGCCTGCGGTCTTGGCGGCTGCATGATGGGGGCTATAAATAGAGAAAAGATCCACGCCACGCTTGGTCTTGCAGATACGCTGCGTGTTCTGCTGGTGCTCGCTCTTGGCCGGCCGGTGGAAAAAGTGCAGCTGGAACCCCTTGGCGCGGATGGAAATATCAAGTATTGGCGTGACGCCGAGGGCGGTCATCATGTTCCCAAGCGCAGCTTGGAAGAACTGATCGCTGCCCGGTACGCATAA
- a CDS encoding phenylacetate--CoA ligase family protein, with the protein MIFDVERETLPREELEALQLRRLQNLCERVYANVPHYRKRFDEAGIQPAHIKSLNDLKYLPFTEKQDLRNNYPFGLFAVPKENIVRLHASSGTTGKATVVGYTQRDVNNWAELMARSFMCAGASRQDFIHNAYGYGLFTGGLGAHYGAERLGATVIPVSGGGTKRQVQLMRDFGATVLCSTPSYALVLHEAALEAGIDIRTLPLRIGIFGAEPWTDEMRADIETKMGITAVNIYGLSEIMGPGVSMECAVAKDGMHIYEDHFLPEIIDPVTGEQLPPGATGELVITTLTKEGIPLIRYRTRDISSLNYVPCSCGRTHVRMRRVTGRSDDMLIIRGVNVFPSQIESIILETEGASPHYRILVTREGNLDHMEIQVEVDEAMFSDAIKNLQRIEGRIQKTIKEFLGVSTKVRLVEPRTIERSAGKAKRVFDSREL; encoded by the coding sequence ATGATATTCGACGTTGAGCGTGAGACGCTTCCCCGCGAGGAACTGGAAGCGCTCCAGTTGCGGCGGCTCCAAAACCTTTGCGAACGCGTGTACGCCAACGTGCCGCACTATCGCAAACGGTTTGATGAGGCAGGCATTCAGCCCGCGCACATCAAATCTCTCAACGATCTGAAGTATCTGCCGTTTACCGAAAAGCAGGACCTGCGCAACAATTATCCGTTCGGGCTGTTTGCCGTTCCCAAAGAAAACATCGTGCGCCTTCACGCCTCCAGCGGCACCACAGGCAAGGCAACGGTTGTGGGCTACACGCAACGCGATGTGAACAACTGGGCAGAGCTCATGGCGCGTTCCTTCATGTGCGCCGGGGCATCACGGCAGGATTTCATTCATAATGCTTACGGATACGGGCTGTTCACCGGCGGGCTTGGTGCTCACTATGGAGCAGAACGCCTTGGGGCCACCGTCATTCCGGTATCAGGCGGCGGAACCAAGCGGCAGGTGCAGCTCATGCGTGATTTTGGCGCAACAGTGCTGTGCAGTACGCCTTCTTACGCACTTGTGCTTCACGAGGCCGCGCTGGAAGCAGGCATAGACATCCGCACCCTGCCGCTGCGCATCGGCATTTTCGGTGCCGAACCGTGGACGGATGAAATGCGCGCCGATATTGAAACAAAAATGGGCATCACCGCCGTGAATATCTACGGCCTATCGGAAATCATGGGGCCGGGCGTATCCATGGAATGCGCGGTGGCCAAAGACGGCATGCATATTTATGAAGACCATTTCCTGCCGGAAATCATCGATCCCGTAACCGGAGAGCAACTGCCCCCCGGGGCAACCGGCGAACTGGTCATCACCACTCTGACCAAAGAAGGCATTCCGCTCATCCGCTACCGCACGCGCGACATCAGTTCCCTGAACTACGTACCCTGTTCCTGCGGCAGAACCCATGTGCGCATGCGCCGCGTAACCGGGCGCAGCGACGACATGCTTATCATCCGCGGTGTCAACGTATTCCCCTCGCAGATTGAATCCATCATTCTGGAGACCGAAGGAGCATCTCCCCATTACCGCATCCTCGTCACCAGAGAAGGCAACCTGGACCATATGGAAATTCAGGTGGAAGTGGACGAGGCCATGTTCTCCGATGCCATCAAGAATCTGCAACGCATAGAGGGACGCATCCAGAAGACCATAAAGGAGTTTCTGGGGGTTTCCACCAAGGTCCGCCTTGTGGAACCGCGCACTATAGAACGCTCCGCAGGAAAGGCCAAACGGGTGTTCGACAGCCGCGAACTGTAG
- a CDS encoding calcium/sodium antiporter, giving the protein MLHAIGAIVFGLCLLVWSADRFVDGASATARHFGMSPLLVGIVIVGFGTSLPEMLVSVQSSLQGNPGIALGNAYGSNIANIALILGIAALICPMAVHARVLRRELPLLLAVSGLSVALLWDGHISRLDALAFLGIFFLIMGWSVVQALHSRVDFLVPDADAQSRARSMALRTAIFWLVAGAVVLAISSRMLVWGAVLVAQAFGVSDLIIGLTVIAMGTSLPELASSVAAAVKREHDIAIGNVLGSNLFNTLAVVGLAGSLHPLDVEQAVLFRDMPVMIGLTLSLMLVGLWPNPRLNRLEGLLLLAVYIGYMSWLVVDTLG; this is encoded by the coding sequence ATGCTCCATGCTATTGGTGCCATTGTTTTTGGTCTCTGCCTTCTGGTTTGGAGTGCAGACCGCTTTGTGGACGGCGCTTCGGCCACGGCCCGTCATTTTGGTATGTCTCCGCTTCTTGTGGGCATAGTGATTGTTGGGTTCGGCACCTCGTTGCCGGAAATGCTTGTTTCTGTTCAGTCGTCATTGCAGGGTAATCCGGGCATAGCGCTTGGCAACGCCTATGGTTCGAATATTGCCAATATAGCCCTGATACTGGGCATTGCCGCCCTTATTTGCCCCATGGCCGTCCATGCGCGGGTGCTCCGCAGGGAACTGCCGCTGCTGCTTGCCGTTTCCGGCCTTTCCGTGGCCCTGCTGTGGGACGGACATATTTCCCGGCTGGATGCGCTGGCGTTTCTGGGCATCTTCTTTCTTATCATGGGCTGGTCTGTGGTGCAGGCACTGCATTCCCGTGTGGATTTTTTGGTTCCGGATGCCGATGCGCAATCAAGGGCGCGCAGCATGGCGCTGCGCACAGCCATTTTTTGGCTGGTGGCAGGCGCGGTGGTGCTGGCCATAAGCTCACGCATGCTCGTATGGGGGGCGGTGCTGGTTGCGCAGGCTTTCGGAGTGAGTGACCTGATTATCGGGCTGACCGTCATCGCCATGGGAACCTCGCTGCCTGAATTGGCTTCTTCGGTGGCTGCGGCAGTCAAGCGGGAGCATGATATTGCCATCGGCAACGTGCTGGGGTCCAACCTGTTCAACACGCTGGCCGTGGTGGGGTTGGCAGGCAGCCTGCATCCGCTGGATGTGGAACAGGCGGTGCTCTTCCGCGACATGCCGGTCATGATAGGCCTAACCTTGTCGCTTATGCTGGTCGGGCTGTGGCCCAATCCGCGTCTCAACAGGCTGGAAGGCCTGCTTTTGCTGGCCGTGTACATTGGCTATATGAGCTGGCTCGTGGTGGACACTCTGGGCTGA
- a CDS encoding type 1 glutamine amidotransferase domain-containing protein codes for MTRTVLMVLTSHNRFEAIDRPTGWWLEEVAVPYLLLREAGVEVTIASPAGGKAPMDPASVEADVADDLTRSFLNDREAMDCVNDTIPLGMVRAEDYDALFFPGGHGPMFDLSVSEEVAELVADFIREKKPVAAVCHGAAALLLAADDTGSSVLEGRRITGFSNEEETAVGLHEAVPFLLQESLIARGAEYVCGPPWQPHVVEDGLFITGQNPASSMPLAQALLKRLGIRRSVRPV; via the coding sequence ATGACCAGAACAGTTCTCATGGTGCTGACGTCACATAACCGGTTTGAAGCGATAGATCGTCCCACGGGCTGGTGGTTGGAAGAGGTGGCTGTGCCGTATCTTCTTCTCCGCGAGGCCGGGGTGGAAGTAACCATTGCCTCTCCGGCGGGCGGCAAGGCTCCCATGGACCCTGCCAGCGTAGAAGCGGACGTTGCGGATGATCTGACGCGCAGCTTCCTGAACGACAGGGAAGCCATGGACTGCGTGAACGACACCATTCCCCTCGGCATGGTGCGGGCAGAGGATTATGATGCGCTGTTTTTTCCCGGCGGCCACGGACCTATGTTTGACCTCTCCGTCAGTGAGGAAGTTGCGGAACTGGTTGCCGATTTCATTCGCGAAAAGAAACCGGTAGCTGCGGTATGCCACGGCGCTGCAGCATTGCTGCTGGCTGCGGACGATACCGGTTCTTCTGTCCTAGAGGGACGCCGTATCACCGGATTCTCCAACGAAGAGGAAACGGCAGTCGGGCTGCACGAGGCGGTTCCCTTCCTGTTGCAGGAGAGTCTTATCGCCCGAGGAGCAGAGTATGTGTGCGGACCGCCATGGCAACCACATGTGGTTGAGGACGGCCTCTTCATAACGGGGCAGAACCCTGCCTCGTCCATGCCGCTGGCTCAGGCTCTGCTCAAGCGGCTTGGAATACGCAGGTCTGTGCGACCCGTTTAA